In Gossypium arboreum isolate Shixiya-1 chromosome 6, ASM2569848v2, whole genome shotgun sequence, the following are encoded in one genomic region:
- the LOC108454762 gene encoding B-box zinc finger protein 21-like isoform X2, whose amino-acid sequence MKIQCDVCNKEEATVFCTADEAALCEACDHGVHHANKLASKHQRFTLLHPCSSSKQVPLCDICQEKRAFLFCQQDRAILCRDCDVPIHSANEHSQRHNRFLLTGVKLSSRSATYNTTSSSSDGGDSVPEFKVNNPISSISPPNFNPSSNEVDGSTSSISEYLIEMLPGWHVEDLLDSSPSLSTFGFCKNDDGMLPFFDPAQSLYHLPQMEGPIGFNETTMKGQSKEQSIKSPFGRERRIFVRGYNKRRGKVTMIVIKIKKGRVYKKGWSGFLS is encoded by the exons ATGAAGATTCAGTGCGACGTGTGTAACAAAGAGGAGGCCACTGTCTTCTGCACCGCAGACGAAGCCGCCCTTTGTGAGGCCTGTGACCATGGTGTCCACCATGCCAACAAGCTAGCTTCTAAACACCAACGTTTCACCCTTCTCCATCCTTGTTCTTCTTCTAAACAAGTCCCTCTTTGTGATATCTGTCAG gagaAACGAGCTTTCTTGTTTTGTCAACAAGACAGGGCGATCTTATGTAGGGATTGCGATGTCCCTATTCACTCAGCAAATGAACATTCACAAAGACATAACAGGTTCCTTCTTACAGGTGTTAAACTTTCATCAAGATCAGCTACTTATAATacaacatcatcatcatccgaCGGTGGTGATTCAGTCCCTGAATTCAAAGTTAACAACCCCATCTCCTCCATTTCGCCACCAAATTTCAATCCATCATCAAATGAAGTTGATGGTTCAACAAGTAGTATATCTGAGTACTTAATTGAGATGCTCCCTGGTTGGCATGTTGAAGATTTACTTGATTCATCTCCATCTCTATCTACCTTTGGTTTCTGTAAG AATGATGATGGGATGTTGCCATTTTTTGATCCTGCACAATCTCTTTATCATCTTCCTCAAATGGAAGGACCAATTGGGTTCAACGAAACAACCATGAAAG GACAATCAAAGGAACAATCAATCAAAAGCCCTTTTGGTCGGGAGAGACGTATCTTTGTAAGAGGGTACAACAAAAGAAGAGGAAAGGTGACCATGATTGTGATCAAGATAAAGAAAGGACGGGTATACAAAAAGGGATGGTCTGGATTTTtgtcttga
- the LOC108454762 gene encoding B-box zinc finger protein 21-like isoform X3 produces MKIQCDVCNKEEATVFCTADEAALCEACDHGVHHANKLASKHQRFTLLHPCSSSKQVPLCDICQEKRAFLFCQQDRAILCRDCDVPIHSANEHSQRHNRFLLTGVKLSSRSATYNTTSSSSDGGDSVPEFKVNNPISSISPPNFNPSSNEVDGSTSSISEYLIEMLPGWHVEDLLDSSPSLSTFGFCKNDDGMLPFFDPAQSLYHLPQMEGPIGFNETTMKGNKRWTNDAFTVPQINPPPTVVTKRSRPF; encoded by the exons ATGAAGATTCAGTGCGACGTGTGTAACAAAGAGGAGGCCACTGTCTTCTGCACCGCAGACGAAGCCGCCCTTTGTGAGGCCTGTGACCATGGTGTCCACCATGCCAACAAGCTAGCTTCTAAACACCAACGTTTCACCCTTCTCCATCCTTGTTCTTCTTCTAAACAAGTCCCTCTTTGTGATATCTGTCAG gagaAACGAGCTTTCTTGTTTTGTCAACAAGACAGGGCGATCTTATGTAGGGATTGCGATGTCCCTATTCACTCAGCAAATGAACATTCACAAAGACATAACAGGTTCCTTCTTACAGGTGTTAAACTTTCATCAAGATCAGCTACTTATAATacaacatcatcatcatccgaCGGTGGTGATTCAGTCCCTGAATTCAAAGTTAACAACCCCATCTCCTCCATTTCGCCACCAAATTTCAATCCATCATCAAATGAAGTTGATGGTTCAACAAGTAGTATATCTGAGTACTTAATTGAGATGCTCCCTGGTTGGCATGTTGAAGATTTACTTGATTCATCTCCATCTCTATCTACCTTTGGTTTCTGTAAG AATGATGATGGGATGTTGCCATTTTTTGATCCTGCACAATCTCTTTATCATCTTCCTCAAATGGAAGGACCAATTGGGTTCAACGAAACAACCATGAAAGGTAACAAGAGATGGACAAATGATGCTTTTACAGTCCCACAAATCAATCCTCCTCCTACTGTTGTAACTAAGAGATCTAGGCCTTTTTAA
- the LOC108454762 gene encoding B-box zinc finger protein 21-like isoform X1, translated as MKIQCDVCNKEEATVFCTADEAALCEACDHGVHHANKLASKHQRFTLLHPCSSSKQVPLCDICQEKRAFLFCQQDRAILCRDCDVPIHSANEHSQRHNRFLLTGVKLSSRSATYNTTSSSSDGGDSVPEFKVNNPISSISPPNFNPSSNEVDGSTSSISEYLIEMLPGWHVEDLLDSSPSLSTFGFCKNDDGMLPFFDPAQSLYHLPQMEGPIGFNETTMKVPTGQSKEQSIKSPFGRERRIFVRGYNKRRGKVTMIVIKIKKGRVYKKGWSGFLS; from the exons ATGAAGATTCAGTGCGACGTGTGTAACAAAGAGGAGGCCACTGTCTTCTGCACCGCAGACGAAGCCGCCCTTTGTGAGGCCTGTGACCATGGTGTCCACCATGCCAACAAGCTAGCTTCTAAACACCAACGTTTCACCCTTCTCCATCCTTGTTCTTCTTCTAAACAAGTCCCTCTTTGTGATATCTGTCAG gagaAACGAGCTTTCTTGTTTTGTCAACAAGACAGGGCGATCTTATGTAGGGATTGCGATGTCCCTATTCACTCAGCAAATGAACATTCACAAAGACATAACAGGTTCCTTCTTACAGGTGTTAAACTTTCATCAAGATCAGCTACTTATAATacaacatcatcatcatccgaCGGTGGTGATTCAGTCCCTGAATTCAAAGTTAACAACCCCATCTCCTCCATTTCGCCACCAAATTTCAATCCATCATCAAATGAAGTTGATGGTTCAACAAGTAGTATATCTGAGTACTTAATTGAGATGCTCCCTGGTTGGCATGTTGAAGATTTACTTGATTCATCTCCATCTCTATCTACCTTTGGTTTCTGTAAG AATGATGATGGGATGTTGCCATTTTTTGATCCTGCACAATCTCTTTATCATCTTCCTCAAATGGAAGGACCAATTGGGTTCAACGAAACAACCATGAAAG TGCCAACAGGACAATCAAAGGAACAATCAATCAAAAGCCCTTTTGGTCGGGAGAGACGTATCTTTGTAAGAGGGTACAACAAAAGAAGAGGAAAGGTGACCATGATTGTGATCAAGATAAAGAAAGGACGGGTATACAAAAAGGGATGGTCTGGATTTTtgtcttga
- the LOC108454491 gene encoding probable LRR receptor-like serine/threonine-protein kinase At4g36180 has translation MEITANAIFFFFLTLFTFNLVIPFCFAQHHSTVTLSEIQALTSFKRSVFSDPFAVLDGWDESTPAAPCDWRGVVCYNRRVFELRLPRLQLGGRLTDRLCELRELRKLSLHSNNFNGSIPDALSQCTLLRAVYFQYNSFTGKLPTSVFNLTNLQILNVAHNYLSGKIAAVIQPSLRYIDLSSNDFSGEMPSNFSADSQLRLINFSYNRFSGEVPASIGKFQYLQYLWIDSNQLYGTLPSAIANCSSLIHLSVEDNMLKGLLPGSIVAVPNLQVLALSRNGLSGPVPETVFCKSSGNKTASLKIVELGFNEFTGVIKPRNNGSCFAVPAMEVLDLHENHIHGGFPSWLTSLTTLKILDISGNFFTGSLPVEIGNLLNIQELRVANNSLSGSVPSQLLQCRSLQVIDFEGNRFSGNLPVFLTEIKTLKSLSLAGNSFSGSIPVGFGNISGLGTLNLSGNNLTGTVPEDILRLGNLSILNLSHNKFSGQIPNGVSALSSLVVLNLSACGFSGKIPGNFGSLMKLTSLDLSKQQLSGELPIELFGLPNLQIVALNENKLSGDIPEGFSSLVGLQYLNVSCNVFTGQIPETFGFLHSLMVLSLSYNRISGMIPSELGNCSQLQVIQLRSNRLIGNVTTDFSRLSRLKELDLGSNKLNGEIPEEISNCSLMITLLLDGNRLTGNIPDSFSNMSNLKYLNLSRNNLEGEIPSGLGSLFNDSSIFSMNENLCGKPLKNDCKNERKKKQRKLILLIAMVVGGIGLFVVFCCGYIYSFLRWWKRWMTGEKKRSTGSASSGADRSRGSGENGGPKLVMFNNKITLAETLEATRQFDEENVLSRGRYGLVFKATFQDGMVLSIRRLVDGTIDEANFKKEAELLGKVKHRNITVLRGYYAGPPDLRLLVYDYMPNGNLATLLQEASHQDGHMLNWPMLHLIALGIARGLSFLHSLSILHGDIKPQNVLFDADFEAHLSEFGLEKLITATPTEASTSSTAVGSLGYVAPEAALTGRPSKEADVYSFGIVLLEILTGRKPVMFSQDEEDIVKWVKKQLEKGQISELLEPGLLELDPESSEWEEFLLGVKVGLLCTAPEPLDRPAMADIVFMLEGCRVGAEVPSSADPTSLHSPA, from the coding sequence atggAAATAACGGCTAATGCAATATTCTTCTTCTTCCTTACCCTCTTCACCTTCAACCTCGTCATCCCATTTTGTTTCGCTCAGCATCACAGCACCGTCACATTATCAGAGATCCAAGCCCTGACGTCATTCAAACGGAGCGTTTTCAGTGACCCATTCGCCGTTCTCGATGGTTGGGATGAGTCCACGCCGGCGGCTCCATGTGACTGGCGAGGTGTTGTTTGTTACAACCGCCGTGTCTTCGAGCTACGCTTACCTCGACTTCAACTCGGTGGTCGACTCACTGATCGGTTATGCGAGTTACGTGAGCTAAGGAAACTCAGTCTTCATTCTAACAACTTTAACGGCTCTATCCCCGACGCGCTCTCTCAGTGCACTCTTTTACGCGCCGTTTACTTCCAGTACAACTCGTTCACCGGTAAACTCCCCACTTCTGTTTTTAACCTCACGAATTTACAAATCCTTAATGTGGCTCATAATTATCTCTCCGGTAAGATCGCCGCCGTTATTCAACCGTCTCTCCGCTACATCGATTTATCTTCAAACGATTTCTCCGGTGAAATGCCGTCGAATTTCTCGGCTGATTCTCAACTACGACTCATCAACTTCTCATACAACCGCTTTTCCGGTGAAGTTCCGGCGAGTATTGGTAAATTCCAATATTTACAATACCTCTGGATCGACTCGAATCAGTTGTACGGAACTTTACCGTCGGCTATAGCGAACTGTTCTTCGTTGATACATTTAAGCGTTGAAGACAATATGCTTAAAGGGCTACTTCCGGGAAGCATTGTCGCCGTTCCGAATCTTCAAGTGCTTGCTCTATCGCGTAACGGACTTTCCGGTCCGGTACCGGAAACCGTTTTCTGTAAATCGTCGGGGAATAAAACGGCGTCTTTGAAGATCGTGGAGCTTGGATTCAATGAGTTCACTGGAGTCATTAAGCCACGAAATAATGGAAGTTGCTTTGCGGTgccggctatggaggttttggaCCTTCACGAGAATCACATCCATGGCGGTTTTCCATCTTGGTTGACCAGTTTGACCACGTTAAAAATATTAGATATTTCTGGAAACTTCTTCACCGGTTCATTACCGGTCGAAATTGGCAACCTTTTAAACATACAAGAGCTTAGAGTAGCCAACAACTCGCTAAGCGGTTCAGTTCCCAGTCAACTCCTACAATGCCGTTCGTTACAGGTCATTGATTTTGAAGGAAACCGGTTCTCCGGCAACTTACCGGTCTTTTTAACCGAAATAAAGACGTTAAAAAGCCTATCTTTGGCCGGAAATTCGTTCTCAGGTTCAATTCCTGTCGGGTTTGGTAACATTTCAGGACTCGGAACGTTGAACTTGAGTGGAAATAACTTGACCGGAACCGTACCGGAAGATATACTCCGGTTGGGTAATTTATCCATCTTAAACCTTAGTCACAACAAATTTTCTGGCCAAATTCCGAATGGGGTTTCCGCTTTATCAAGCTTGGTGGTTTTAAACTTAAGTGCTTGTGGATTTTCCGGGAAAATTCCTGGAAATTTTGGGTCTTTAATGAAATTAACATCTCTTGATTTAAGTAAGCAGCAACTTTCCGGTGAATTACCTATTGAACTTTTCGGGTTACCAAATTTGCAGATCGTTGCTTTAAACGAAAACAAATTATCCGGTGATATCCCTGAAGGTTTTAGCAGCTTGGTTGGTTTGCAATACTTGAATGTCAGCTGTAACGTGTTCACAGGTCAAATTCCAGAAACTTTTGGATTTCTTCATTCATTAATGGTGCTTTCACTGTCGTATAATCGAATTTCCGGTATGATCCCGTCGGAGCTCGGTAATTGTTCTCAGCTTCAAGTGATTCAGCTTCGTTCGAATCGATTGATCGGCAATGTAACGACGGATTTCTCTCGGTTGTCTCGTTTAAAAGAGCTTGATTTGGGTTCTAACAAGTTAAATGGTGAAATCCCAGAAGAAATATCcaattgttctttgatgattaCTTTACTTTTAGATGGAAATCGCCTTACAGGTAACATACCAGATTCATTTTCAAACATGTCTAATTTGAAGTACTTGAATTTATCTAGAAATAATCTTGAAGGTGAGATTCCAAGTGGATTAGGTTCTTTATTCAATGATAGTTCTATATTTTCAATGAATGAAAATTTATGTGGTAAGCCATTGAAAAATGACtgtaaaaatgagagaaaaaagaAACAGAGGAAGCTGATTTTGTTGATTGCTATGGTCGTTGGTGGTATTGGGCTATTTGTCGTGTTTTGTTGCGGTTACATTTACAGTTTTCTAAGGTGGTGGAAGAGGTGGATGACCGGAGAGAAGAAGCGGAGTACTGGTAGTGCTAGTTCGGGAGCAGATCGAAGTCGTGGAAGTGGTGAAAATGGTGGTCCGAAACTAGTTATGTTCAATAACAAGATAACGTTAGCGGAAACGTTAGAAGCGACGAGGCAATTCGATGAGGAAAATGTGTTGAGTAGGGGACGGTACGGACTTGTTTTCAAGGCTACGTTTCAAGACGGGATGGTGTTATCGATCCGTCGTCTTGTTGATGGAACGATCGATGAAGCTAATTTTAAAAAAGAAGCAGAATTGTTAGGTAAGGTAAAGCATCGGAACATAACGGTTCTCCGAGGATACTATGCCGGACCGCCTGATTTACGACTCCTTGTTTATGACTACATGCCTAATGGAAACTTAGCTACACTCCTCCAAGAAGCATCTCACCAAGATGGACATATGTTGAATTGGCCAATGCTTCATCTTATTGCCCTCGGCATTGCTCGTGGCCTATCGTTTTTGCACTCATTGTCGATACTTCACGGTGACATTAAGCCGCAAAACGTCCTCTTTGATGCCGATTTCGAAGCTCATTTATCTGAGTTCGGACTTGAGAAACTCATAACCGCAACCCCGACGGAAGCTTCAACATCATCAACCGCGGTTGGTTCTTTAGGCTACGTAGCACCGGAAGCTGCTCTAACGGGTCGACCATCTAAAGAAGCCGATGTTTATAGTTTTGGGATCGTATTGCTCGAAATACTCACTGGAAGAAAACCAGTGATGTTTAGCCAAGATGAAGAAGATATTGTGAAATGGGTGAAAAAACAATTGGAAAAAGGACAAATCTCGGAGTTGCTGGAGCCAGGGTTGCTGGAGTTAGACCCTGAATCAAGTGAGTGGGAGGAGTTCTTGTTAGGGGTTAAAGTGGGACTTCTTTGTACTGCACCTGAACCACTTGATAGACCAGCAATGGCTGATATTGTTTTTATGTTGGAAGGGTGTAGGGTTGGAGCAGAGGTTCCATCTTCAGCTGATCCAACCTCTCTACACTCACCggcttga
- the LOC108455692 gene encoding kinesin-like protein KIN-7F — protein MSEDSEFQEPGEKIFVSVRVRPLNDKERKSDWECINNDTIIFKNSLPERSMFPAAYTFDRVYDCDCPTKQVYDEGAKHIALSVLNGINSSIFAYGQTSSGKTYTMRGITEYAVADIYDYIEKHKEREFVVKFSAMEIYNEAVRDLLSLDSTPLRLLDDPERGTVVERLTEETLRDKDHLEELLSICEAQRQIGETALNETSSRSHQILRLTIESSAREYAGAENSSVLSASVNFVDLAGSERASQTLSAGTRLKEGCHINRSLLTLGTVIRKLSKGRNSHVPYRDSKLTRILQNALGGNARTAIICTMSPDRSHVEQSRNTLSFASCAKEVTTNAQVNLVMSDRALVKQLQRELAKLENEMKSLGSAPVKRDTASLLREKELLVEQMAKEIEELTRQRDLAQSRVENLLLSVREVQMLKSGEYSSNSSEVTNVPCTVDYSNHKDIVTPSVPITNNNHQYDGHPENSEEECHLDGITTKFVEPDPSKGWDKVAQKKYEKFEDNCKEVRCIEFEDSSIEMNEKEKVASLNPEKNEGKPTVETNELWIDLVEDGKPATKEAVIKEIEADNLSADPEEEQGKVSLTETELSIEKLEGDELSSNPKENVEDLRSSHVNKDETCEALKQKVQELQKTIKFLVRYHIMGDSPSLLDAASSASSMSRSRSCKAIVTTMPSSPRFEKSQQNETVPTFTEAEMDFIERAKTLSQKLSNSKDDNRNAKMSRCNSQASITSGSTEEQSVKDVDVEETCSEVNFPPRPWKSFASGSKRRTSFSIDFSEGGSDTKTRQEKQIDKNLVPETKTENSQETNHSTKLHSSWPEEFENLQRTIIELWDKCNVPLIHRTYFILLFKGDPSDSVYMEVELRRLSFLKNSMSSLGRNGWKDSPIDTAASSAKDLMRERRMLYKQIQKKFSKKQREELYKKWGIGLNTKQRSSQLARRLWTNTQDMGHVKESAALVAKLLGLVEPSQAPKEVVGLSILPRSVTRRSSSWKNVIPPLL, from the exons ATGAGTGAAGATTCAGAATTTCAAGAGCCAGGAGAGAAAATTTTCGTTTCTGTTAGAGTAAGGCCATTGAACGATAAAGAGAGAAAATCTGATTGGGAATGCATTAACAATGACACCATTATTTTCAAGAATAGCTTGCCTGAACGCTCTATGTTCCCTGCCGCTTACACATTTG ACAGAGTATATGACTGTGACTGCCCTACGAAACAAGTATATGATGAAGGAGCTAAACACATTGCACTTTCAGTACTAAATGGCATCAATT CAAGCATATTTGCATATGGGCAAACAAGTAGTGGAAAGACATATACAATGAGGGGAATCACTGAATATGCAGTAGCAGATATATATGATTACATTGAAAag CATAAggaaagagaatttgtggtgaAATTCTCTGCCATGGAGATTTATAATGAAGCTGTGAGAGATCTCCTTAGCTTGGATAGTACCCCACTCAGACTCCTAGATGATCCAGAG AGGGGAACCGTTGTGGAGAGACTAACCGAGGAGACCCTAAGAGACAAGGACCATCTTGAGGAGCTCCTTTCTATATGTGAAG CTCAAAGGCAGATAGGAGAGACCGCTTTGAACGAAACTAGCTCGAGATCTCATCAGATTTTACGGCTA ACGATTGAAAGCTCAGCTCGTGAATATGCAGGAGCCGAAAATTCAAGCGTTCTTTCAGCTTCCGTG AACTTTGTTGATTTAGCTGGAAGTGAGCGTGCCTCTCAGACCTTATCTGCTGGTACAAGATTGAAAGAAGGCTGCCACATAAATCGGAGTTTATTAACTCTCGGAACTGTGATTCGCAAACTAAG CAAGGGAAGAAATAGCCATGTACCTTACAGAGACTCTAAGCTAACACGCATACTCCAGAATGCCTTAGGAGGCAATGCCAGAACAGCCATCATTTGCACTATGAGTCCCGACCGCAGTCATGTCGAGCAATCGAGAAACACTCTCTCGTTCGCGAGTTGTGCTAAAGAGGTAACAACTAATGCACAGGTCAATTTAGTTATGTCAGATAGGGCATTAGTAAAGCAATTGCAAAGGGAATTGGCTAAACTGGAGAATGAAATGAAGAGCTTGGGCTCAGCTCCAGTCAAACGTGATACTGCTAGCTTGCTAAGAGAAAAAGAGCTACTCGTTGAGCAG ATGGCCAAAGAGATTGAAGAATTGACTCGACAACGTGATCTAGCTCAATCTCGAGTTGAGAATTTGCTTCTGTCGGTTAGAGAAGTTCAAATGCTAAAGAGTGGAGAATATTCATCGAATTCGTCAGAAGTGACCAATGTTCCATGTACGGTTGATTACAGCAATCATAAGGATATTGTTACACCTAGTGTGCCTATAACCAACAACAACCACCAATATGATGGGCATCCAGAGAACTCTGAAGAGGAATGTCATCTCGATGGCATCACTACGAAGTTCGTTGAGCCTGATCCAAGCAAGGGTTGGGACAAGGTTGctcaaaaaaaatatgaaaagttcGAAGATAACTGCAAGGAAGTTCGATGCATTGAATTCGAAGATTCGAGTATTGagatgaatgaaaaagaaaaagttgcctCTTTGAATCCTGAGAAAAATGAAGGGAAACCAACCGTTGAAACCAATGAGTTATGGATCGATCTTGTGGAAGATGGAAAACCGGCCACGAAGGAGGCTGTTATCAAGGAAATCGAAGCTGATAATTTATCAGCTGATCCTGAGGAAGAGCAAGGAAAAGTATCCCTAACCGAGACAGAACTGAGTATCGAAAAGCTGGAAGGTGATGAATTGTCCAGTAATCCAAAGGAAAATGTAGAAGATTTACGATCAAGTCATGTTAATAAAGATGAAACTTGTGAGGCATTGAAACAAAAAGTACAGGAACTACAAAAGACCATTAAGTTCCTTGTTAGGTATCACATTATGGGGGATTCACCTTCTTTATTAGATGCAGCTAGCTCCGCTAGTAGCATGAGTAGGAGCAGAAGCTGTAAGGCGATCGTCACGACAATGCCATCTTCACCTAGGTTCGAGAAATCACAACAGAATGAAACCGTACCCACTTTCACAGAAGCTGAAATGGACTTCATCGAAAGAGCTAAAACCCTTTCTCAAAAGCTTTCTAACTCGAAAGACGATAACAGAAATGCAAAGATGTCTAGATGTAACTCTCAAGCTTCTATTACTAGTGGTTCCACTGAAGAACAAAGTGTAAAAGATGTTGATGTGGAAGAAACCTGTAGTGAAGTCAATTTTCCTCCTCGACCATGGAAATCATTTGCTAGTGGTTCCAAGAGAAGAACTTCCTTCTCCATAGATTTTTCTGAAGGTGGTAGTGACACAAAAACACGTCAGGAAAAGCAAATTGATAAGAATTTG GTACCTGAAACCAAGACTGAGAATTCACAGGAAACTAACCATTCTACGAAACTGCACTCGAGTTGGCCTGAAGAATTCGAGAATCTGCAGAGAACGATAATCGAGCTTTGGGATAAATGCAACGTACCATTAATCCACAGAACCTATTTCATCTTGCTTTTCAAAGGTGATCCTTCTGATTCTGTGTATATGGAGGTAGAGCTTAGAAGATTGTCTTTTTTGAAGAACTCAATGTCTTCATTGGGAAGAAATGGTTGGAAAGATAGTCCAATTGACACAGCTGCTTCAAG TGCAAAGGATTTGATGCGTGAGAGAAGAATGTTATACAAGCAAATACAGAAGAAGTTCTCGAAAAAACAGAGAGAGGAACTATACAAGAAGTGGGGAATTGGGTTGAACACAAAGCAGAGGAGCTCACAGTTAGCCCGCCGTTTATGGACAAACACACAAGACATGGGACATGTGAAGGAAAGTGCAGCTCTGGTAGCCAAGTTATTGGGTCTTGTGGAACCAAGTCAAGCACCCAAGGAAGTAGTTGGACTCAGTATCTTGCCCCGATCCGTAACCCGAAGATCCAGCAGCTGGAAAAATGTCATTCCTCCTCTGTTATAG